One Triticum dicoccoides isolate Atlit2015 ecotype Zavitan chromosome 4B, WEW_v2.0, whole genome shotgun sequence genomic window carries:
- the LOC119292170 gene encoding UDP-glycosyltransferase 90A1-like: MAFASSSRESHVLPHIAIFPFMAKGHTIPLIQLAHHLRRRRLATVTFLTTHGNAAFVRERLSGADDTAVVELAFPAGVSGIPPAVESAEALTSMASLAAFAHAASLLQPQLEASLAAMEPPASLLVADAFLYWTNASAATLGVPKASFLGISAFAQVMRELRVSHDPVPALLHAGVDGDGNPATFTVPEFPHIKLTLEDLMAPLGDPSSAAPMMELHGKLAKAIEESHGLIVNTFQGLEKPYMEFWNNHYRPRAWAVGPLCLSQPASSSPGAAGARPSWMEWLDEKAAAGRGVLYVAFGTLAAIPEVQLKEVADGLERAEVDFIWAVRPENVHLGAGFEERTKGRGLVVREWVDQLGILQHQSVRGFLSHCGWNSVLESVAAAVPLAAWPMQADQPLNAVFAVHELKIAVRVHTSDRTMRGPVTSEEISRVVRELMLGEAGTEAAKNVAELSVLAMESILARGSSWKAVEEMIDELCAPNMCAKVEASKEESRDV, translated from the coding sequence ATGGCTTTTGCTTCTTCCTCTAGAGAATCCCATGTCCTCCCTCACATAGCAATCTTCCCCTTCATGGCCAAGGGCCACACCATCCCGCTCATCCAGCTTGCCCACCACCTCCGTCGTCGCCGCCTCGCCACCGTGACCTTCCTCACAACCCATGGCAACGCCGCCTTCGTCCGCGAGCGACTGTCCGGCGCCGACGACACGGCCGTCGTCGAGCTCGCGTTCCCCGCCGGCGTCTCGGGAATCCCGCCTGCGGTGGAGAGCGCCGAGGCGCTCACGTCCATGGCCTCCTTAGCCGCCTTCGCGCACGCCGCGTCGTTGCTCCAGCCACAGCTCGAGGCGTCGCTCGCCGCCATGGAGCCTCCGGCCAGCCTCCTGGTCGCCGACGCGTTCCTGTACTGGACGAACGCGTCGGCGGCCACGCTCGGCGTCCCGAAGGCGTCCTTCTTAGGCATCTCGGCGTTCGCACAGGTCATGCGGGAGCTGCGCGTCAGCCACGATCCGGTCCCGGCGCTGCTGCACGCCGGCGTCGACGGCGACGGCAATCCGGCGACGTTCACGGTGCCTGAGTTCCCGCACATCAAGCTCACGCTGGAGGACCTGATGGCGCCCTTGGGCGACCCGTCGTCGGCTGCGCCGATGATGGAGCTGCACGGCAAGCTGGCCAAGGCCATAGAGGAGAGCCATGGCCTGATCGTCAACACCTTCCAAGGCCTAGAGAAACCGTACATGGAGTTCTGGAACAACCACTATAGGCCCAGGGCCTGGGCCGTCGGCCCGCTCTGCCTCTCCCAGCCCGCGTCTTCTTCGCCGGGTGCCGCCGGCGCCCGGCCATCATGGATGGAGTGGCTGGACGAGAAGGCAGCCGCCGGCCGGGGAGTGCTGTACGTCGCGTTCGGGACGCTGGCCGCGATTCCAGAGGTGCAGCTCAAGGAAGTCGCAGACGGGCTGGAGCGGGCCGAGGTAGATTTCATATGGGCCGTGAGGCCGGAGAATGTCCATCTCGGTGCAGGCTTCGAGGAGCGTACCAAGGGCAGAGGCTTAGTGGTGAGGGAGTGGGTGGACCAATTGGGGATTTTGCAGCACCAGAGCGTGAGAGGGTTTCTGAGTCACTGCGGGTGGAACTCGGTGCTGGAGAGCGTCGCGGCTGCTGTGCCACTCGCAGCTTGGCCCATGCAGGCCGATCAACCTCTCAACGCGGTGTTTGCAGTCCACGAGCTCAAGATCGCGGTTAGGGTCCACACGAGTGATAGAACGATGCGGGGTCCGGTCACGAGCGAAGAAATATCGCGAGTGGTCAGGGAGCTTATGCTCGGAGAGGCCGGAACCGAAGCGGCAAAGAATGTTGCCGAGTTATCGGTGCTGGCTATGGAGTCCATATTGGCGAGGGGGTCGTCTTGGAAAGCAGTGGAGGAGATGATCGATGAGTTGTGTGCACCCAACATGTGTGCAAAGGTTGAGGCAAGCAAGGAGGAGTCGCGAGATGTTTAA